A window of the Gossypium hirsutum isolate 1008001.06 chromosome A03, Gossypium_hirsutum_v2.1, whole genome shotgun sequence genome harbors these coding sequences:
- the LOC107940753 gene encoding uncharacterized protein — protein sequence MSLRIKAVVDKFVEELKEALEADMHDREMKEREMQTYIEEREREVAEREAAWKAELSRREAEIARQEARLKMEKENLEKEKSVLMGTASNQDNQDGALEITVSGEKYRCLRFAKAKK from the exons ATGTCGCTGAGAATAAAAGCAGTGGTCGATAAGTTCGTGGAGGAGCTGAAAGAGGCCTTGGAGGCCGACATGCATGACAGAGAAATGAAGGAAAGAGAGATGCAAACTTACATCGAGGAACGCGAGCGCGAAGTCGCCGAGCGTGAAGCTGCCTGGAAGGCCGAGCTTTCTCGCCGTGAG GCAGAGATTGCCCGACAAGAGGCTAGGCTAAAGATGGAAAAAGAAAACCTCGAAAAAGAGAAAAGCGTCCTGATGGGAACAGCATCGAATCAAGATAACCAAGACGGGGCTCTCGAAATCACTGTAAGTGGCGAGAAATACAGATGCCTGAGGTTCGCAAAGgcaaagaaataa
- the LOC107940757 gene encoding uncharacterized protein has translation MVASAWAFCEKALAFFQVVCFAANLEFTHVIVEGNSLAVVKKANSLSDDRSEIAVLIKEGTYRLSNCFTDTIVQHCFRKGNRVAHHLAAMGVGQSLDQFWVEEVPLSVEPIVAADRWWADPLD, from the exons ATGGTAGCCTCTGCTTGGGCCTTTTGTGAAA AGGCTCTTGCTTTTTTCCAAGTAGTCTGTTTCGCGGCAAATCTAGAGTTCACGCATGTTATTGTTGAGGGGAACTCTTTGGCGGTGGTTAAGAAAGCCAACTCCTTGTCTGATGACAGATCAGAGATTGCGGTGCTCATTAAAGAAGGAACATACAGGCTTAGCAACTGTTTTACTGATACTATTGTTCAACATTGCTTTCGAAAGGGTAATAGAGTTGCTCACCATCTTGCTGCCATGGGTGTTGGTCAAAGTCTTGATCAGTTTTGGGTGGAGGAGGTGCCGCTATCGGTGGAGCCTATTGTCGCCGCTGATCGTTGGTGGGCAGACCCGCTGgattaa
- the LOC107940758 gene encoding uncharacterized protein, with product MSSIIQSFQKNSSLPVSQTESKDHFPPPAGPGRLRRRLSSLSLKLQPTSSPATSWTFPRSKSLSSMGEYAGSSIRKWWDWGWSWVLSKKPSFAKDIEMNEEETRILGCHNKGSWRHVFYKVRSEIRKLVGSDKVGLPQTYRYNSLDYSKNFDDGKNYTYG from the coding sequence ATGAGCTCCATCATTCAAAGCTTTCAAAAGAACAGCTCCCTCCCCGTCTCCCAAACTGAATCAAAAGACCACTTTCCACCACCAGCTGGCCCAGGGCGGCTGCGAAGAAGGCTTTCATCTCTGTCTCTAAAACTACAACCCACTTCTTCACCGGCGACGTCATGGACATTCCCCAGATCCAAGTCCTTGTCTTCCATGGGAGAATATGCCGGTAGCTCCATCAGGAAATGGTGGGACTGGGGTTGGTCTTGGGTTCTCTCCAAAAAGCCCTCGTTCGCTAAAGACATTGAAATGAACGAAGAAGAAACCAGGATCCTTGGGTGCCACAACAAAGGCAGTTGGAGGCATGTGTTTTACAAAGTCAGATCTGAGATCAGAAAACTCGTGGGATCTGATAAAGTTGGCCTCCCACAAACTTACAGGTACAATTCTTTAGATTACTCCAAGAATTTCGATGATGGAAAGAATTACACCTATGGTTga